A stretch of the Rhinoderma darwinii isolate aRhiDar2 chromosome 3, aRhiDar2.hap1, whole genome shotgun sequence genome encodes the following:
- the POLR2M gene encoding protein GRINL1A, producing MSAPVDRGKPEAAGELRGKSVQELTEILERQEKLLRNKNFVAKLPDRGKKILDYTEKVQAAIAEHNREKKTTDLLSAFKLQFQEQQCNIKENAETSEDLEDKVTPASTLGTKAKENSSHHANAISTKFAHSLDTISFTASVKTNEENYNNPHTDENTTDALVNGLKMISIKERGDHASKVSSETALSEKTDPFPGTSGANKSHFIEVLERRSICPILRKERFRTNRLPSDSNSSSPNQSPGDKALRMSAEERKLYDRKHLDDITSARLPPLHHSPAQLLPLEESLALQIEQKNIYDEKQAKLAAQKLFEKLNIKMGPFNPEGDPYKKYRDDTLGAEE from the exons ATGTCTGCCCCAGTAGATAGAGGAAAGCCAGAAGCCGCGGGTGAGCTGCGCGGGAAAAGTGTACAGGAACTGACCGAGATCCTGGAGCGACAGGAGAAGCTGCTGCGTAATAA aAATTTTGTTGCTAAACTTCCAGACCGTGGAAAAAAGATTTTGGATTACACTGAAAAAGTACAAGCTGCTATTGCTGAACATAATagagagaaaaaaacaacagATCTCCTTTCAGCATTCAAATTACAATTTCAGGAACAGCAATGTAATATAAAAGAAAATGCTGAAACCTCAGAAGATCTTGAGGATAAGGTAACACCAGCATCCACACTGGGGACCAAGGCTAAAGAGAACTCGTCCCATCATGCTAATGCCATTAGCACAAAGTTTGCCCATAGTCTGGATACAATTAGCTTTACTGCCTCTGTGAAAACCAATGAAGAGAACTACAACAACCCTCACACAGATGAGAATACAACCGATGCTCTGGTAAATGGCCTGAAGATGATTAGTATTAAAGAAAGGGGAGATCATGCAAGCAAAGTCTCCTCAGAGACTGCTCTATCTGAAAAGACTGATCCCTTCCCGGGTACCAGTGGAGCAAATAAATCTCATTTTATTGAAGTTCTAGAGAGAAGGTCAATTTGCCCAATTCTAAGGAAGGAACGATTCAGAACGAACAG attgcCGTCAGACTCAAACAGCTCAAGTCCAAATCAATCACCAGGAGATAAAGCACTTAGGATGTCTGCGGAAGAGAGAAAATTATATGACAGGAAACATCTGGATGACATCACTTCTGCTAGACTTCCGCCACTTCATCACTCTCCAGCCCAGTTACTACCTCTGGAGGAATCTCTAGCACTTCAGATAGAACAGAAAAATATTTatgat GAAAAACAAGCCAAGCTTGCAGCACAAAAACTTTTCGAGAAGCTGAACATTAAAATGGGGCCTTTTAATCCTGAAGGCGATCCGTACAAGAAATACAGAGATGATACGCTTGGAGCTGAAGAATAA